A window from Sphingopyxis alaskensis RB2256 encodes these proteins:
- a CDS encoding inorganic phosphate transporter, which yields MHELAFPLLVGLVILALAFDFLNGLHDAANSIATVVATRLLRPVQAVVFAAFFNFAAYFLSLAFPALHKVAETIGAGLIDKDLVTPAVVFGALVGAMVWNVVTWLKGIPSSSSHALVGGIVGAGVAHAGFEGIQWSGLNKTVIAIFLSPMLGMFLAMLVMLASSWALHRATAKFAESSFRTLHLFSSAAYSLSHGLNDAQKTMGIIAVLLYSTGYLSGEFHVPHWVAFACYIAIALGTLSGGWKIIETMGGRITKLSHHQGFAASTGGSIMVFTASLLGIPVSTTHTITGSIIGAGVARRTSAVRWGVAGNVIAAWFITIPASAAVAAVFYALTRLF from the coding sequence ATGCACGAACTCGCTTTCCCGCTCCTCGTCGGCCTCGTCATCCTTGCGCTGGCGTTCGATTTCCTGAACGGGCTGCACGACGCGGCGAACAGCATCGCGACGGTTGTCGCGACGCGATTGCTGCGCCCGGTTCAGGCGGTGGTGTTCGCGGCTTTCTTCAACTTCGCCGCCTATTTCCTGAGCCTCGCCTTTCCGGCGCTGCACAAGGTTGCCGAGACGATCGGGGCGGGGTTGATCGACAAGGATCTGGTCACTCCCGCGGTCGTGTTCGGCGCGCTGGTCGGCGCGATGGTCTGGAACGTCGTGACCTGGCTGAAGGGCATTCCATCCTCGTCGAGCCATGCGCTGGTGGGCGGCATCGTCGGCGCAGGCGTCGCCCATGCGGGGTTCGAGGGTATCCAGTGGAGCGGGCTCAACAAGACGGTCATTGCGATCTTCCTGTCGCCGATGCTCGGCATGTTCCTCGCGATGCTGGTGATGCTGGCGAGCAGCTGGGCGCTGCACCGCGCGACCGCGAAATTCGCCGAATCGAGCTTTCGCACGCTCCACCTCTTTTCGTCCGCCGCCTATTCGCTGAGCCACGGGCTCAACGATGCGCAAAAGACGATGGGGATCATCGCGGTGCTGCTCTATTCGACCGGTTATCTGTCGGGCGAGTTCCATGTGCCGCACTGGGTCGCGTTCGCCTGCTATATCGCGATCGCGCTCGGCACGCTGTCGGGCGGGTGGAAGATCATCGAGACGATGGGCGGCCGCATCACCAAATTGTCGCACCATCAGGGCTTCGCCGCCTCGACGGGCGGGTCGATCATGGTGTTCACCGCCAGCCTGCTCGGCATCCCGGTATCGACGACGCACACGATTACCGGCAGCATCATCGGCGCCGGCGTCGCGCGGCGGACGAGCGCGGTGCGCTGGGGCGTGGCGGGCAATGTCATCGCGGCCTGGTTTATCACCATTCCCGCAAGTGCAGCGGTGGCGGCGGTCTTCTATGCGCTGACGCGGCTGTTCTGA
- the rimO gene encoding 30S ribosomal protein S12 methylthiotransferase RimO produces the protein MTTKILPSQPKVGMVSLGCPKALVDSERILTKLRADGYGLSPDYAGADVVLVNTCGFLDSAKEESLEAIGEAMAENGRVIVTGCMGKEADVIRARFPNVLAVTGAHQYEQVVEAVHDAAPPTQGPFVDLVPEGGLKLTPRHYSYLKISEGCNHSCAFCIIPDLRGKLVSRRIDAVLREAEKLVAAGTKELLVISQDTSAYGVDIRHDPRQWHGREIRAHMTDLARELGQLRTSEGRAPWVRLHYVYPYPHVDAVIPLMAEGLLTPYLDIPFQHASPSVLKRMKRPANEAKVLERLKSWRAIAPDIAIRSSFVVGFPGETEADFQYLLDWLEEAQLDRVGAFRFEPVAGAQANALPEPVPDEVKEERYQRIMAKTAAISAAKLEAKIGRTLPVIIDEVGEADEDGSIGATGRSQADAPEIDGHVYLRDVAATLKAGDIVDVEIEDADEHDLFGVVT, from the coding sequence ATGACAACCAAGATTCTTCCTTCCCAGCCGAAGGTCGGCATGGTGTCGCTCGGCTGCCCCAAGGCGCTCGTCGACAGCGAACGGATTCTGACCAAGCTGCGCGCCGATGGCTATGGCCTTTCGCCCGACTATGCGGGCGCCGATGTCGTGCTCGTCAACACCTGCGGCTTCCTCGACTCGGCGAAGGAAGAAAGCCTTGAGGCGATCGGCGAGGCGATGGCCGAAAACGGCCGCGTCATCGTCACCGGCTGCATGGGCAAGGAGGCCGACGTCATCCGCGCGCGATTCCCGAACGTGCTCGCGGTCACCGGCGCGCATCAGTACGAACAGGTCGTCGAAGCCGTCCACGACGCCGCGCCGCCGACGCAGGGCCCGTTCGTCGACCTCGTTCCCGAGGGCGGGCTGAAACTCACCCCGCGCCACTACAGCTATCTGAAGATCTCCGAAGGCTGCAACCACAGCTGCGCCTTCTGCATCATCCCAGATCTGCGCGGCAAACTCGTCAGCCGCCGTATCGACGCGGTGCTGCGCGAGGCTGAAAAGCTCGTCGCCGCGGGGACGAAGGAATTGCTCGTCATCAGCCAGGACACGTCGGCTTACGGCGTCGATATCCGCCACGACCCGCGCCAGTGGCACGGCCGCGAAATCCGCGCGCACATGACCGACCTCGCGCGCGAACTCGGGCAGCTTCGGACCAGCGAAGGCCGCGCGCCGTGGGTGCGCCTCCACTATGTCTATCCCTACCCGCACGTCGATGCGGTCATCCCGCTGATGGCCGAGGGACTGCTGACGCCCTATCTCGACATCCCCTTCCAGCACGCGAGCCCCAGCGTCCTCAAGCGCATGAAGCGCCCCGCGAACGAAGCGAAGGTGCTCGAACGGCTGAAGAGCTGGCGCGCCATCGCCCCCGACATCGCGATCCGTTCGAGCTTCGTCGTCGGCTTCCCCGGCGAGACCGAAGCCGATTTCCAGTATCTCCTCGACTGGCTCGAAGAAGCGCAGCTCGACCGCGTCGGCGCCTTCCGCTTCGAACCCGTCGCCGGCGCGCAGGCCAACGCCCTGCCCGAGCCGGTCCCCGACGAGGTCAAGGAAGAACGCTATCAGCGCATCATGGCGAAAACCGCCGCGATCAGCGCCGCGAAGCTTGAAGCCAAGATCGGCCGCACGCTACCGGTGATCATCGACGAAGTCGGCGAGGCGGACGAAGACGGTAGCATCGGCGCGACCGGCCGGTCACAGGCCGACGCCCCCGAAATCGACGGCCACGTCTATCTGCGCGACGTCGCGGCGACACTGAAAGCCGGCGACATCGTCGATGTCGAAATCGAGGACGCCGACGAGCATGACCTGTTCGGCGTGGTAACCTGA
- a CDS encoding DUF1761 domain-containing protein has translation MANLDWIAIIVAAAAGFVVGGIWYGPLFGKAWMKEHGFTEEDLKQGNFALIYGATFLLSIVSAIFLGHLLAHFGAMSARSTMMISVGVALGFIVPAVGTNYLFSRASGKLFAIDAGYWLLFYAAMGAVFVLLG, from the coding sequence ATGGCAAATCTGGACTGGATCGCAATCATCGTCGCGGCGGCGGCGGGTTTTGTCGTCGGCGGCATCTGGTACGGGCCGCTATTCGGCAAGGCGTGGATGAAGGAACATGGTTTTACCGAGGAGGATTTGAAGCAGGGCAATTTCGCGCTGATCTATGGCGCGACCTTTTTGCTCAGCATCGTGTCGGCGATCTTTCTGGGGCATTTGCTCGCGCATTTCGGCGCGATGAGCGCGCGCTCGACGATGATGATTTCGGTCGGCGTCGCGCTCGGCTTTATCGTCCCGGCAGTCGGCACCAACTATCTGTTCAGCCGCGCGAGCGGCAAGCTGTTCGCGATCGACGCAGGATATTGGCTGCTCTTCTATGCGGCGATGGGCGCGGTGTTCGTCCTCCTCGGCTGA
- a CDS encoding potassium channel family protein → MSKRTNSRLHIQGSINLLKRASKWPIWADVVTRLSIAFALIGVVVLVHWIDRDGLIDHHDGHISFLDVVYFTMISVTTTGFGDIAPISDRSRLIEAVIVTPIRIAVLFIFVGTAYNFVIKRTWEKWRMARIQSRLTNHIVVLGYGVSGAEAVHELIQRGTDPSCIVVIDQSPARIGAAEAAGCNVLAGDASNDETLVAVRVAEAQSVLVSAGRDDTSILIVLTVRHLAPKVPISVVIRAQDNELLARQAGANNVINPVSFTGLLLAGSAQGAHVAEYMADLASIGGRVQLRERPVAAEEVGRSLDQLASGGRGLRVYRAGTPHGFWEPEAQRLEHGDLIVEVVRCEDDEAAASAG, encoded by the coding sequence ATGAGCAAAAGGACCAACTCCCGGCTTCATATCCAGGGCAGCATCAACCTGCTCAAACGCGCGAGCAAATGGCCGATCTGGGCCGACGTCGTCACGCGTCTCAGCATCGCCTTCGCCCTGATCGGCGTTGTCGTGCTCGTTCACTGGATCGACCGCGACGGATTGATCGACCATCATGATGGCCACATCAGCTTCCTCGACGTCGTCTATTTCACGATGATTTCGGTCACGACGACGGGGTTCGGCGACATCGCGCCGATCTCCGACCGCTCGCGGCTGATCGAAGCGGTGATCGTCACGCCGATCCGCATCGCGGTGCTCTTCATCTTCGTCGGCACCGCCTATAATTTCGTCATCAAGCGCACATGGGAAAAATGGCGTATGGCCCGCATCCAGTCCAGGCTCACCAATCATATCGTCGTGCTCGGCTATGGCGTCAGCGGCGCCGAGGCGGTGCATGAGCTGATCCAGCGTGGCACCGACCCGTCGTGCATCGTCGTCATCGACCAGTCGCCCGCGCGCATCGGTGCCGCCGAGGCGGCGGGATGCAATGTACTCGCGGGCGATGCCTCGAACGACGAAACGCTCGTCGCGGTGCGCGTGGCCGAGGCGCAGTCGGTGCTCGTCTCCGCGGGACGCGACGACACCTCGATCCTGATCGTTCTTACCGTGCGTCACCTTGCCCCCAAGGTGCCGATCAGCGTCGTCATCCGCGCGCAGGACAATGAGCTGCTCGCACGCCAGGCGGGCGCGAACAATGTCATCAACCCGGTCAGCTTTACCGGGCTGCTGCTCGCCGGATCGGCGCAGGGGGCGCATGTCGCCGAATATATGGCCGACCTGGCCAGCATCGGGGGGCGCGTCCAGCTGCGCGAACGGCCGGTCGCCGCCGAAGAGGTAGGCCGCAGCCTCGACCAGCTTGCGAGCGGCGGGCGCGGGCTGCGTGTCTATCGCGCCGGCACACCCCATGGCTTCTGGGAGCCCGAAGCGCAGCGGCTTGAACATGGCGACCTGATCGTCGAAGTCGTCCGCTGCGAAGACGATGAGGCGGCGGCTTCCGCCGGTTGA
- the surE gene encoding 5'/3'-nucleotidase SurE, producing MRILLTNDDGYHAPGMAVLEAIARQLSDDIWVCAPAEEQSGAGHSLTLSRPVRIREHGPRRWSCSGTPTDSVMMAIGKLMPEKPDLILSGVNRGANLGDDITYSGTVSAAIEGALAGIRSIALSQVYAREGMGDSVPFEAAEQWGARVLAPLMTMDMAPRTLININFPAIPAAEVQGIRVTRQGFHDYGRGSIVEGTDPRGYPYYWFGLHGIEHSLGHDSDLEAIDDRFISVTPLQLDLTHDPSLAALRAAYAG from the coding sequence ATGCGCATCCTCCTCACCAACGACGACGGTTATCACGCCCCCGGCATGGCGGTGCTCGAAGCGATCGCGCGTCAGCTGTCGGACGACATCTGGGTCTGCGCCCCCGCCGAAGAGCAATCGGGCGCCGGCCATTCGCTCACCCTCTCGCGCCCTGTGCGCATCCGCGAACATGGGCCGCGGCGCTGGTCGTGCAGCGGCACGCCGACCGATTCGGTGATGATGGCGATCGGCAAGCTGATGCCCGAAAAGCCCGACCTCATCCTCTCGGGCGTCAACCGCGGCGCCAATCTGGGCGACGATATCACCTATTCGGGCACCGTCTCGGCGGCAATCGAAGGCGCGCTCGCAGGCATCCGCTCGATTGCGCTGAGTCAGGTTTATGCGCGCGAAGGCATGGGCGACAGCGTCCCGTTCGAGGCCGCCGAACAATGGGGCGCCCGGGTGCTCGCGCCGCTGATGACGATGGACATGGCGCCGCGCACGCTGATCAACATCAACTTCCCCGCGATCCCCGCCGCCGAGGTGCAGGGAATCCGCGTCACGCGCCAGGGCTTTCACGATTATGGTCGCGGCTCGATCGTCGAGGGCACGGACCCGCGCGGCTATCCCTATTACTGGTTCGGCCTCCACGGCATCGAGCACAGCCTCGGTCACGACAGCGATCTGGAAGCGATCGACGATCGCTTCATCTCGGTCACCCCGCTCCAGCTCGACCTGACGCACGACCCCTCGCTCGCCGCACTCCGCGCGGCCTATGCTGGCTAG
- the serS gene encoding serine--tRNA ligase, translating into MHDIRLIRDNPHAFDAGLARRGLAPLSAEILAADAELRALQTDIQAALARRNEASKLIGQAMAAGDKDKAEALKAEVAALKAALPAREEAERAQLAALHDRLAALPNLPADDVPDGEDEAGNVELSRWGTPRSFDFTPLEHADFAPALGLDFETAAKMSGARFAFLKGPMARLERALGQFMLDRQTIEAGYTECATPLLVRDDAAFGTTQLPKFREDLFQTTDGLWLISTSEMSLTNAVREQILAEADLPIRMTALTPCFRSEAGSAGRDTRGYIRQHQFWKVELVSITRPEDSDAELERKTRAAESILEALELPYRKMLLCAGDMGFAARKTYDLEVWLPGQNAYREISSCSNCGDFQARRMNARFRREGGKGNEFVHTLNGSGLAVGRTLVAILENYQQADGSVDIPAALLPYMGGITRLTPLG; encoded by the coding sequence ATGCACGACATCCGCCTGATCCGCGACAACCCGCACGCCTTCGACGCCGGCCTCGCGCGCCGCGGCCTTGCGCCGCTGTCCGCCGAAATCCTCGCCGCCGATGCCGAACTTCGCGCGCTGCAAACCGACATCCAGGCCGCACTCGCGCGCCGCAACGAAGCCTCGAAACTCATCGGGCAGGCGATGGCCGCCGGCGACAAGGACAAGGCGGAGGCGCTGAAGGCCGAGGTCGCCGCGCTGAAGGCCGCCCTCCCGGCCAGGGAAGAGGCCGAGCGCGCGCAGCTCGCGGCGCTCCACGACCGCCTCGCCGCGCTCCCCAACCTCCCCGCCGACGACGTGCCCGATGGCGAGGACGAGGCGGGCAATGTCGAACTGTCGCGCTGGGGCACGCCGCGCAGCTTCGATTTCACGCCGCTGGAACATGCCGATTTCGCCCCCGCGCTCGGTCTCGATTTCGAAACGGCGGCGAAGATGTCGGGCGCACGCTTCGCCTTTCTCAAAGGCCCGATGGCGCGGCTCGAACGCGCGCTCGGCCAGTTCATGCTCGACAGGCAGACGATCGAGGCGGGATACACCGAATGTGCGACGCCGCTGCTCGTCCGCGACGACGCCGCTTTCGGAACGACGCAGCTTCCCAAGTTCCGCGAGGATCTGTTCCAGACCACCGACGGCCTCTGGCTCATCTCGACCTCCGAAATGAGCCTCACAAATGCGGTACGCGAGCAGATATTGGCCGAGGCCGATCTGCCGATCCGCATGACCGCGCTCACCCCCTGCTTCCGTTCCGAAGCGGGGTCGGCGGGGCGCGACACGCGCGGCTATATCCGCCAGCACCAGTTCTGGAAGGTCGAGCTGGTCTCGATCACCCGCCCCGAAGACAGCGACGCCGAACTCGAACGCAAGACGCGCGCCGCCGAGAGCATCCTCGAAGCGCTCGAATTGCCCTATCGCAAGATGCTGCTCTGCGCCGGCGACATGGGCTTTGCCGCACGCAAGACCTACGATCTCGAAGTCTGGCTGCCCGGCCAGAACGCCTATCGCGAGATTTCGAGCTGTTCGAACTGCGGCGATTTCCAGGCACGCCGCATGAACGCGCGCTTCCGGCGAGAGGGCGGCAAGGGCAATGAGTTCGTCCACACATTGAACGGCTCGGGTCTTGCGGTCGGGCGCACGCTCGTCGCGATCCTCGAAAATTACCAGCAGGCCGACGGCAGCGTCGACATTCCGGCGGCGCTGCTGCCCTATATGGGCGGGATCACCCGGCTGACGCCCCTGGGTTGA
- the dksA gene encoding RNA polymerase-binding protein DksA has translation MPTKIADVGADALREAKSNLDSDYVPSDDEEFMNERQQEYFRGLLIAWKKSILSEAESTLAHLQDGPLREPDLADRASSETDWAIELRTRDRQRKLIAKIDAAIRRIDEGEYGYCAVTGEPISLARLQARPIATMTLEAQERHERNERISRED, from the coding sequence ATGCCGACCAAGATTGCCGATGTTGGCGCTGACGCGCTTCGCGAAGCCAAATCCAATCTCGATTCGGACTATGTCCCGAGCGACGACGAAGAGTTTATGAACGAGCGGCAGCAGGAATATTTCCGTGGCCTGCTCATCGCATGGAAAAAGTCGATTCTCAGCGAAGCCGAATCGACGCTGGCGCATTTGCAGGACGGTCCGCTGCGCGAGCCCGACCTTGCCGACCGCGCGTCGAGCGAGACCGACTGGGCGATCGAACTTCGCACCCGCGACCGCCAGCGCAAGCTGATCGCCAAGATCGACGCGGCGATCCGCCGTATCGACGAGGGCGAATATGGCTATTGCGCGGTGACCGGCGAACCGATCTCGCTGGCGCGGCTGCAGGCGCGGCCGATCGCGACGATGACGCTGGAGGCGCAGGAGCGCCACGAGCGCAACGAACGCATTTCGCGCGAGGATTGA
- a CDS encoding PilZ domain-containing protein, producing MDEEVAALSRSADRDSLFMQAEMALGGRPGRTTVRVRNLSPGGMLAEAMVAVEQGAAVEVDLRNIGPVAGRVIWVGEGKFGIAFDRLVDPRAVRRQLVSGSDLPPHLRQRGAVGDPFHRRR from the coding sequence TTGGACGAAGAGGTCGCGGCGCTATCGCGCAGTGCCGATCGCGACAGCTTGTTCATGCAGGCCGAGATGGCGCTCGGCGGGCGGCCCGGACGCACCACGGTGCGCGTACGCAACCTGTCGCCGGGCGGGATGCTTGCCGAAGCCATGGTGGCGGTCGAGCAAGGCGCAGCGGTTGAGGTGGATCTGCGCAACATCGGCCCGGTTGCAGGCCGCGTGATCTGGGTCGGCGAGGGCAAGTTCGGAATCGCGTTCGACCGGCTGGTCGATCCGCGGGCGGTGCGTCGTCAACTGGTGTCGGGGTCCGACCTGCCGCCCCATCTGCGGCAACGAGGGGCGGTCGGCGACCCCTTCCATCGCCGGCGCTGA
- a CDS encoding DUF465 domain-containing protein, producing the protein MSRSHLSTLKSRHADLDAKIANEERRPAPDTGVLAQLKKQKLKLKEEMLAIG; encoded by the coding sequence ATGAGCAGGTCGCACCTTTCCACCCTGAAATCCCGCCATGCGGACCTCGATGCGAAAATTGCGAATGAAGAACGCCGCCCCGCCCCCGATACCGGCGTACTGGCGCAGCTCAAGAAGCAAAAACTGAAACTCAAGGAAGAGATGCTCGCGATCGGATGA
- a CDS encoding YdcH family protein — protein sequence MSPEEISQRLELLRIEHRDLDAAIIALASAAVSDQLQLARLKKRKLKLRDEIAWCEDQLLPDIIA from the coding sequence GTGAGCCCCGAAGAGATCAGCCAGCGCCTCGAACTTCTGCGCATCGAGCACCGCGACCTCGACGCCGCGATCATCGCGCTCGCCAGCGCGGCGGTTTCCGACCAGCTCCAGCTCGCGCGGCTCAAGAAACGCAAGCTTAAGCTGCGCGACGAGATCGCCTGGTGCGAGGATCAGCTGCTCCCCGACATCATCGCCTGA
- a CDS encoding DUF1465 family protein: MTRSSSVQRAQVENLYVEAMLLADEAHAAFAAQRDLGLGEDGARKGDALAQISLACESLKTTTRLMHIIAWLLHRRAMLAGDPGAGPGDSAARIGEPVVADWAVCASFDASLRRIIGASERLFERIALIEAGWNAPAATPVQQLLARLEARL; this comes from the coding sequence ATGACGCGGAGCAGCTCCGTGCAGCGCGCCCAGGTCGAAAATCTCTATGTCGAGGCGATGTTGCTCGCCGACGAGGCGCACGCGGCCTTTGCCGCGCAGCGCGACCTGGGCCTTGGCGAGGATGGCGCGCGGAAAGGCGATGCGCTGGCGCAGATTTCATTGGCGTGCGAATCGCTGAAGACGACAACGCGGCTGATGCACATCATCGCCTGGTTGCTCCACCGCCGCGCGATGCTGGCGGGGGATCCCGGCGCTGGCCCCGGTGACAGTGCGGCGCGGATTGGCGAACCGGTGGTGGCCGACTGGGCAGTCTGCGCCAGTTTCGATGCGTCGCTTCGCCGCATCATCGGCGCGAGCGAGCGCCTGTTCGAGCGGATCGCGCTGATCGAGGCGGGCTGGAACGCCCCCGCGGCGACGCCCGTGCAGCAGTTGCTGGCCCGGCTCGAAGCGCGGCTTTGA
- a CDS encoding DsbA family oxidoreductase: MAEMRTPRLSVDIVSDVMCPWCIIGWLKFERVMDHFDGRLDFRVQWHPFELNPDMPPEGEDAAAHVMRKYGISAEQSRANTGRLAAIAGELGFAFNRGPGFRMRNSFDAHRLLTWAGASEVPDQAAPTGVQTALKLALFRAHFTDNRDVSDHDVLADVAASVGLDRARAAAILASDEFGAMVRTEESWWADRNITGVPAFILGGQMLVPGAQDPEVFIRVIEKKVLAPAA, from the coding sequence ATGGCCGAGATGCGGACGCCGCGCCTGAGCGTCGATATCGTGTCCGACGTCATGTGCCCCTGGTGCATCATCGGCTGGTTGAAGTTCGAGCGGGTGATGGATCATTTCGACGGGCGGCTCGATTTCCGCGTCCAGTGGCATCCCTTCGAGCTCAACCCCGATATGCCGCCCGAAGGCGAGGATGCCGCCGCGCATGTCATGCGCAAATATGGCATCAGCGCCGAACAGAGCCGCGCCAATACGGGCCGGCTCGCCGCCATTGCCGGCGAACTGGGTTTCGCCTTCAACCGCGGACCGGGTTTCCGGATGCGCAACAGTTTCGACGCGCACCGTCTGCTGACCTGGGCGGGCGCCAGCGAGGTGCCGGACCAGGCGGCGCCGACCGGTGTGCAGACCGCGCTCAAGCTGGCGTTGTTCAGGGCGCATTTCACCGACAATCGCGATGTCAGCGACCATGATGTGCTCGCCGATGTCGCGGCGTCGGTCGGACTCGACCGCGCGCGCGCAGCCGCCATATTGGCCTCGGACGAGTTCGGCGCGATGGTGCGGACCGAAGAGAGCTGGTGGGCCGACCGCAACATCACCGGGGTGCCCGCTTTCATCCTCGGCGGGCAGATGCTGGTGCCGGGGGCGCAGGACCCCGAGGTGTTCATCCGCGTGATCGAGAAGAAGGTGCTCGCGCCCGCTGCGTGA
- a CDS encoding sulfatase-like hydrolase/transferase, translating into MRLIGAKRWRAGGAPAFVRLVAAVLLFGGGYAVANRFQLIHSVAYRLAAGDVPSAATALLFLAFQAAVFLAALVLFPRRWAAVLLVLAGASILVNTGYAQLVAELLDAGSLAWLWAEARQAGNAAGEFGGELPWVAVQVAAALALFVAARRLARRAAHWPWGGGWAAATLALLIVPSIAYRHAALWPEGAERSLYGLAIDLAGAPPPPPRGAVELAPRAPPDAPRHIVWVIDESVAEAPFRRLIAPTLADTPHLDFGVAAAMGHCSAPAQVALRSGIDVRRVDTDTDLRRTPSIWAYAKAAGYRTVMIDGQTTGAPQNLLLPPERALIDAYRAMPGGIDTDLTMADAINQGLKRDERTFTYAVLRGVHFQYRDHYPAGTLPADAPVALQYATALRWSKARFFSRLLAGVDRAGVAIVYTSDHGQNLTPGALPHCSRAPVADEFRVPLLAFLPPRLAARYGDAPRAGHSVSQIFPATLIWMGYDAAAVTARYDRDLTQPTARFVWFGRTVIPTGGETAIDVTAGPHFPGR; encoded by the coding sequence ATGAGGCTAATCGGGGCGAAGCGATGGAGGGCGGGTGGCGCCCCCGCATTCGTGCGGCTCGTGGCGGCCGTTCTGCTGTTCGGCGGCGGCTATGCCGTCGCGAACCGTTTCCAGCTGATCCACAGCGTCGCCTATCGCCTTGCCGCGGGCGATGTGCCCAGCGCCGCGACGGCCCTGCTTTTCCTTGCCTTTCAGGCGGCTGTCTTCCTGGCGGCGCTGGTGCTTTTTCCGCGGCGCTGGGCGGCGGTGCTGCTGGTGCTCGCGGGCGCCTCGATCCTCGTCAACACCGGTTATGCGCAGCTTGTCGCCGAGCTGCTCGACGCGGGGTCGCTCGCATGGCTGTGGGCCGAAGCGCGGCAGGCGGGCAATGCCGCGGGCGAGTTCGGCGGCGAATTGCCTTGGGTCGCGGTACAGGTCGCGGCGGCGCTGGCGTTGTTCGTCGCCGCACGGCGGCTGGCGCGGCGCGCGGCGCACTGGCCGTGGGGCGGCGGCTGGGCGGCGGCGACGCTCGCGCTGCTCATCGTGCCGAGCATCGCCTATCGCCACGCCGCGCTGTGGCCCGAGGGCGCCGAGCGCAGCCTCTATGGGCTGGCTATCGACCTTGCGGGTGCGCCGCCGCCGCCGCCGCGCGGCGCGGTCGAGCTGGCGCCGCGCGCGCCGCCGGACGCGCCGCGGCATATCGTGTGGGTGATCGACGAGAGTGTCGCCGAAGCGCCTTTCCGGCGGCTGATCGCGCCGACGCTGGCGGACACGCCGCACCTCGACTTCGGGGTCGCGGCGGCGATGGGGCATTGCAGCGCGCCGGCGCAGGTCGCGCTGCGCTCGGGCATCGATGTGCGCCGCGTCGATACGGACACCGACCTGCGCCGCACGCCATCGATCTGGGCCTATGCCAAGGCGGCGGGCTATCGCACGGTGATGATCGACGGGCAGACGACGGGCGCCCCGCAGAACCTCCTGCTGCCGCCCGAACGGGCGCTCATCGACGCCTATCGCGCGATGCCCGGCGGAATCGACACCGACCTGACGATGGCCGACGCGATCAATCAAGGCCTGAAAAGGGACGAAAGGACATTTACCTATGCCGTGCTGCGCGGGGTCCATTTCCAGTATCGCGATCATTATCCCGCGGGCACCCTTCCGGCCGATGCTCCCGTCGCGCTGCAATATGCGACGGCGCTCCGATGGTCGAAGGCACGCTTTTTCTCGCGGCTGCTCGCCGGGGTCGACCGCGCGGGCGTCGCGATCGTCTATACGTCGGACCATGGGCAGAATCTGACGCCCGGCGCGCTGCCGCATTGCAGCCGCGCGCCCGTCGCCGACGAGTTTCGCGTGCCGCTGCTCGCCTTTCTGCCGCCGCGGCTCGCCGCGCGCTACGGCGATGCGCCGCGCGCGGGCCATTCGGTGAGCCAGATTTTCCCGGCAACGCTGATCTGGATGGGATATGACGCGGCGGCGGTCACCGCGCGCTATGACCGCGACCTGACGCAGCCGACGGCGCGCTTCGTCTGGTTCGGGCGCACGGTGATCCCGACCGGCGGCGAGACGGCGATCGACGTCACCGCGGGCCCCCATTTCCCCGGACGTTGA
- a CDS encoding GIY-YIG nuclease family protein, translating to MHADFQPCAYIMASARHGTLYTGVTSHLIQRICQHRDGSFDGFTKRYGVKTLVWFELAGTMHAAITREKQIKNWQRKWKIELIEAANPDWRDLAEELGLPPLGA from the coding sequence ATGCACGCCGACTTTCAGCCCTGCGCCTATATCATGGCGAGCGCGCGGCACGGCACGCTCTACACCGGCGTCACGTCGCACCTGATCCAGCGCATCTGCCAGCACCGCGACGGCAGTTTCGACGGCTTCACCAAACGCTATGGCGTCAAGACGCTCGTCTGGTTCGAACTCGCCGGGACGATGCACGCCGCGATCACGCGCGAAAAGCAAATCAAGAATTGGCAGCGCAAGTGGAAGATCGAACTGATCGAGGCGGCGAACCCCGATTGGCGCGACTTGGCGGAGGAATTGGGGTTGCCGCCGCTGGGGGCGTAG